From Nocardia sp. NBC_00416:
GTCCTGGCCCAAGGAGTACGGCGGCCAGGAGCTGCCGCCGGTCTACGACGTGATCCTGGACGAAGAACTGGCGATCGCGGGCTCCCCGCCGCGGCCGAGTCTCGGGTATCTGATCCAGGGGCTGGGCCACCACGCGAGCCCGGAACTGTGCCGCCGATTCCTTCCCGGGATGATCGACGGCAGCCAGCGCTGGTGCCAGGGGTTCAGCGAACCGGGCGCCGGATCGGACCTGGCCTCGCTCACCACCACCGCCACCCCTGACGGCGACGACTACGTGATCCACGGGCACAAGATCTGGACCAGCTATTCCGATGTGGCCGATTGGTGCCTGGTGCTGGCGCGGACCGATCCGGAGGCGCCCCGGCACAAGGGGATCTCCGCGTTCGTCCTGTCGATGAAGCAACCGGGGGTCGAGCAGCGACCGCTGGAGATGATGAGCGGTGTCACCACCGAATTCGGCCAGGTGCTGTTCGACGGCGCCCGGGTTCCCGCCGACCAGATGGTGGGCGCGCCCGGCGAAGGCTGGAAGCTCGCCATGACCGTGGTCGGGCACGAACGCGAACCGTCGACGCTGGGCTACGCCGCCCGCTACGGGAAGCTGGTGCGGCAGTTGGCCGCCCGGACCGAAGGGGTGATACCCGACGACCTCGCCTGGGCGGCCGTGCAGGCCGAGATGCTGCGGCTGCATGTGCGGCGGCGGCTGTCCGAACAGCTCGACGGTGTCACCCACGGGCCGCAGGGATCACTGGACAAACTGCTCATGACCTGGGTCGACCAGTCGGTCGGACACGCGGCGCTGGCCGTGGCGGGCACCGGCGACCAGGAGATGTTCGGCTCCTACCTCTACAGCCGCGCGCAGAGCGTCATGGGTGGGACATCGCAGATCCAGAAGAACATCATCGCCGCGCGCATCCTCGGATTGGGAGCCTGAAATGTACGATATGCCAACGGAAATCGACGTCCGGGCCGAGGGCTCCTTGCGGATCGTGACCCTCAACCGGCCCGACGCCCTCAACGCCGTGGACGACGCGCTGCACACCGGGCTCGCCCGGCTGTGGCCGCGGCTGGCCGAGGACCAGGACGCCAGAGCCGCCGTCCTCACCGGCGCCGGGAAGGCGTTCTCCGCGGGCGGTGATTTCACCTACCTCGAAGAGCTGGGACGCGATACGGCCTTGCGGGAGAAGACCATTGCGCACGGGCGGGATATCGTCCTCGGGATGGCTCGCTGCCGGGTGCCGGTGGTGGCGGCGGTCAATGGACCGGCGGTCGGGCTCGGCTGCAGCCTGGTGTCACTCAGCGATATCGTCTACATGGCCGAAACCGCCTATCTCGCAGACCCGCACGTCCAGGTGGGACTGGTGGCCGCGGACGGCGGCCCGCTCACCTGGCCCCTGCACACGAGCCTGCTGCTGGCCAAGGAATACGCGCTCACCGGTGCGCGGATCTCCGCCGAACGCGCGCGCGAGATCGGCTTGGCGAATCACATCGTGGCCGATCCGCTGGCCGAGGCACTGGCCTGCGCGAAACGGATCGCCGAGATGCCGCGCCAAGCGGTCGAGGCGACCAAACGGGTTCTGAACATGCAGCTGGAGAAGGCGGTGCTCACCACCCTCGACTACGCCACCACAGCGGAGTACCAGTCGTTCCAGACCGACGATTTCCACGCCACGATCACCCGGCTGACCTCCGGCAAGAAATAGGCCCATCCGCGGGACCGGCGCCGTGGCGCTGCCGAATCGGTGGCATAGGCTGGGCCGATGCGAATTTTCCTGGCCGGTGCGACCGGAGTCGTCGGGAGTCGGCTGCTACCGCTGCTGGTGGCCGCCGGGCATCAGGTGGCGGGGACGACCCGGTCGCCGCAGCGTGCCGAGTCCATCCGTGCCGCGGGCGGGGAGCCGGTCGTCTGCGATGTGTACGACGCCGCCGGCCTCACCGCCGCGATCGTGGGTTTCCGGCCCGATGTCGTGCTGCACCAGCTGACCGACCTGCCCGATGACGCGGCCCGGATACCAGAGCGGGTCGCCGCCAACGACCGCATCCGCACGGAGGGTACGAGCAATCTGATCGCGGCGGCGAAGGCGGCGGGGGCGAAACACTTCCTGGCCCAGAGCATCGCCTGGGATCCGCCCGGCCGGGGTGACGTCGTCGCAGCGCACGAACAGGCTGTGCTGGCGATCGGCGGCGTGGTGATCCGGTATGGGCAGTTCTACGGGCCGGGTACGTACTATCCCGACGAGATGCCCGGCCACCCGCGGATAGCCATCGACGACGCCGTCGCCCGCACCGTGCCGCTGCTGGAGGCGCCGAGCGGTGTGGTCGTACTCGCCGACGAACCGGGCACCTGATCGATCTGTGGCGTCGAGCGCCGGAAACTCATCGCCGACGATCCGGCCCGTGACCGGGTGCGGCCGCGTCGTGCGGGACCGTACCCGGTAACCGGCTGCGATCATGGTGCGATGAGCAGGGATTCCGAGCGTTGGATCGTTCCGGTGGTGCCGGTGCCGTCCTGTGCGGCGAGCAGGGCCGCCGCCGCGCCCATCGTCTCCGGTGGTTCCACCATCTCGGGTGGGATCTCGCGCCCGCCCGCCGCCTGCCAGCCCTCGGTGAGCACGACGCGGGACGGGCTCAGGCAGTTCACCGCGATATTGTCCGGCCGCAGATCGGTGGCCAGGCCGAGATAGAGGCGTTCCACCGCGGCCTTGGACACCCAGTACGCATTGGAGCCCCGGTCCGTCATCCCCACCCCGGTGGTCGTCACGGCGACGAGGGACCCGCCGCCGCGGGCCCGGATATGCGGGATCACCGCCCGGGTCACCAGGAACACCCCGGTGAGGTTCACGTCCAGGCA
This genomic window contains:
- a CDS encoding NAD-dependent epimerase/dehydratase family protein; the protein is MRIFLAGATGVVGSRLLPLLVAAGHQVAGTTRSPQRAESIRAAGGEPVVCDVYDAAGLTAAIVGFRPDVVLHQLTDLPDDAARIPERVAANDRIRTEGTSNLIAAAKAAGAKHFLAQSIAWDPPGRGDVVAAHEQAVLAIGGVVIRYGQFYGPGTYYPDEMPGHPRIAIDDAVARTVPLLEAPSGVVVLADEPGT
- a CDS encoding enoyl-CoA hydratase/isomerase family protein — translated: MYDMPTEIDVRAEGSLRIVTLNRPDALNAVDDALHTGLARLWPRLAEDQDARAAVLTGAGKAFSAGGDFTYLEELGRDTALREKTIAHGRDIVLGMARCRVPVVAAVNGPAVGLGCSLVSLSDIVYMAETAYLADPHVQVGLVAADGGPLTWPLHTSLLLAKEYALTGARISAERAREIGLANHIVADPLAEALACAKRIAEMPRQAVEATKRVLNMQLEKAVLTTLDYATTAEYQSFQTDDFHATITRLTSGKK
- a CDS encoding acyl-CoA dehydrogenase family protein → MDFRDSPEEAAFRERLRDWLGGVAGKYPTSGDEYWARQGEWHAELYRAGFFGLSWPKEYGGQELPPVYDVILDEELAIAGSPPRPSLGYLIQGLGHHASPELCRRFLPGMIDGSQRWCQGFSEPGAGSDLASLTTTATPDGDDYVIHGHKIWTSYSDVADWCLVLARTDPEAPRHKGISAFVLSMKQPGVEQRPLEMMSGVTTEFGQVLFDGARVPADQMVGAPGEGWKLAMTVVGHEREPSTLGYAARYGKLVRQLAARTEGVIPDDLAWAAVQAEMLRLHVRRRLSEQLDGVTHGPQGSLDKLLMTWVDQSVGHAALAVAGTGDQEMFGSYLYSRAQSVMGGTSQIQKNIIAARILGLGA